The Enterobacter asburiae genome window below encodes:
- a CDS encoding pyrimidine (deoxy)nucleoside triphosphate diphosphatase, translating to MLKTLDVVAAIIEKDGNILLAQRPAHADQPGMWEFAGGKVEAGETQPEALIRELREELGIDALPGQYVASHQREVSQRLINLHAWHVPAFRGELTAHYHSALAWCTPEEAFGYALAPADIPLLEAFIVLRDARPAGSC from the coding sequence ATGCTAAAAACACTCGATGTCGTTGCCGCCATCATCGAAAAAGACGGCAACATTTTACTGGCGCAGCGCCCTGCCCACGCCGATCAGCCGGGAATGTGGGAATTTGCAGGCGGTAAAGTCGAGGCCGGAGAAACCCAGCCAGAAGCGCTTATCCGCGAGCTGCGTGAAGAGTTGGGCATTGACGCCCTGCCGGGGCAATACGTGGCAAGCCACCAGCGGGAAGTGTCGCAGCGGTTGATCAACCTGCATGCCTGGCACGTCCCTGCTTTTCGCGGCGAACTCACGGCGCACTACCACAGCGCGCTCGCGTGGTGTACGCCGGAAGAGGCGTTTGGCTACGCCTTAGCCCCGGCGGATATTCCGCTGCTGGAAGCGTTTATTGTTTTACGCGACGCCAGACCAGCGGGTTCGTGCTGA
- a CDS encoding carboxymuconolactone decarboxylase family protein: MKESTAWVAPLESLPASLKPIAAMQKKHFGAVLNPTRWWGRMPRLFWLVALFVGFLERRRARLTPALRSLLMTRVSQLCHCAFCIDANSLRLAERCGALDKVHAVSDWHDSTLFTEQERAALAYAEAVTATPPRADEAIRTTLKRHFADDAITEMTALIAFQNLSARFNAALDIPAQGLCATFNETPHA, encoded by the coding sequence GTGAAAGAGTCCACCGCCTGGGTTGCCCCCCTCGAATCCCTTCCCGCCAGCCTAAAACCGATAGCCGCCATGCAGAAAAAGCATTTTGGCGCGGTGCTGAATCCCACCCGCTGGTGGGGGCGAATGCCGCGTCTGTTCTGGCTGGTGGCGCTGTTTGTCGGCTTTCTGGAACGCCGTCGCGCGCGCCTGACGCCCGCGCTGCGCTCGCTGCTCATGACGCGGGTATCCCAGCTCTGTCACTGCGCTTTCTGTATTGATGCCAACAGCCTGCGTCTGGCCGAGCGCTGCGGCGCGCTGGATAAGGTTCACGCCGTGAGCGACTGGCATGATTCCACTTTGTTCACCGAGCAGGAGCGCGCGGCGCTGGCCTACGCCGAGGCGGTGACCGCCACGCCGCCCAGAGCGGATGAGGCTATCAGAACGACGCTGAAACGCCACTTCGCGGACGATGCCATCACCGAGATGACGGCGCTGATTGCGTTTCAGAATCTCTCCGCCCGCTTTAATGCCGCGCTGGATATTCCGGCGCAGGGGCTGTGCGCCACGTTTAACGAGACTCCTCATGCTTGA
- a CDS encoding sulfurtransferase, whose translation MKRVSQLTALALLCGLASFSSLAADMPNVMTLSQLQAQHGTPVDTRPSTFYNGWPQTLSGPSGHEPAALNLAAAWLGAMSDEQIASWAKQHQLTPATAIALYGDENDNLAVKSRLEKAGYRQVSLLSDALQTPDRLQRLPHFEQLVYPQWIHCLQQGKPVTAAPAGDWKVIEAAWGAPKFYLLNHIPGAGYIDTNEVESEPLWNKVSDDKLKAMLAKHGIRHDTTVILYGRDVYAAARVAQIMLYAGVQDVRILDGGWKAWSDAGLPVERGTPGKVTPAPDFGAPIPGQPQLMVDMEQARGMLHRQDASLVSIRSWPEFIGETSGYSYIKPKGEIAGARWGHAGSDATHMEDFHNPDGTMRSADDIAAQWKRWNILPEQHVAFYCGTGWRASETFMYARAMGWKNVAVYDGGWYEWSSHPQNPVTTGERGPESAL comes from the coding sequence ATGAAACGTGTTTCTCAACTGACCGCGCTGGCCCTGCTCTGCGGCCTCGCTTCCTTTTCCTCTCTGGCGGCTGATATGCCCAACGTGATGACGCTGTCTCAGCTTCAGGCGCAGCACGGCACGCCTGTCGATACCCGTCCCAGCACGTTTTACAACGGCTGGCCGCAGACCCTCAGCGGCCCCTCCGGCCACGAACCCGCCGCACTCAACCTTGCTGCCGCCTGGCTGGGCGCAATGAGCGACGAGCAGATTGCGAGCTGGGCAAAACAACATCAGCTTACGCCTGCAACCGCCATCGCCCTGTACGGCGACGAGAACGATAACCTGGCGGTGAAGTCCCGCCTGGAGAAAGCCGGATACCGCCAGGTCTCGCTGCTCAGCGACGCGCTGCAGACGCCCGACCGCCTTCAGCGCCTGCCTCACTTTGAACAGCTGGTTTACCCGCAGTGGATCCACTGCCTCCAGCAGGGTAAACCCGTGACCGCCGCGCCGGCTGGTGACTGGAAAGTGATTGAAGCCGCCTGGGGCGCACCGAAGTTTTACCTGCTGAACCACATTCCCGGCGCGGGCTACATCGACACCAACGAGGTGGAAAGCGAGCCGCTGTGGAATAAAGTCTCCGACGACAAGCTGAAAGCGATGCTGGCGAAGCACGGGATCCGTCACGACACCACCGTTATTTTGTATGGCCGTGACGTTTACGCCGCCGCGCGCGTGGCGCAGATCATGCTGTATGCGGGCGTGCAGGATGTGCGCATTCTCGACGGTGGCTGGAAGGCGTGGTCGGATGCAGGCCTCCCGGTTGAACGCGGCACGCCCGGCAAAGTGACGCCAGCACCCGATTTCGGCGCGCCGATCCCCGGCCAGCCGCAGCTGATGGTTGATATGGAACAGGCGCGCGGGATGCTGCACCGTCAGGATGCCTCCCTGGTCAGCATTCGTTCGTGGCCGGAGTTCATCGGCGAAACCAGCGGCTACAGCTACATCAAGCCAAAAGGTGAAATAGCCGGTGCCCGTTGGGGTCACGCGGGCAGCGACGCGACCCATATGGAAGACTTCCATAACCCGGATGGCACCATGCGCAGCGCGGACGATATCGCCGCCCAGTGGAAGCGCTGGAATATTCTGCCGGAACAGCACGTCGCGTTTTACTGCGGCACCGGGTGGCGGGCGTCAGAAACCTTTATGTACGCCCGGGCGATGGGCTGGAAGAATGTCGCCGTCTATGACGGCGGCTGGTACGAATGGAGCAGTCACCCGCAGAACCCGGTCACCACCGGAGAGCGCGGGCCAGAAAGCGCTCTCTAA
- a CDS encoding ATP-binding cassette domain-containing protein encodes MLKVNHLTIEPLFREVSFFVPRGEIVTLMGPSGSGKSTLFAWMVGALSDDFQARGELWLDARRCDGLPVESRGLGILFQDALLFEQFSVGQNLLLALPERIVGRARREAVEQALDSAGLSGHYASDPATLSGGERARVSLLRALLAEPQALLLDEPFSRLDKTLRTTFRTWVFVAVRARNIPVVLVTHDEDDIPPGGKLIEISRWQ; translated from the coding sequence ATGCTGAAGGTAAACCATCTCACCATCGAACCACTTTTCCGCGAGGTCAGTTTTTTCGTTCCTCGCGGGGAGATCGTTACCCTGATGGGGCCGTCCGGCAGCGGCAAATCGACCCTTTTTGCGTGGATGGTCGGCGCGCTGTCAGACGATTTTCAGGCGCGGGGCGAACTGTGGCTCGACGCGCGTCGCTGCGACGGCCTTCCCGTTGAATCCCGCGGGCTGGGCATACTTTTTCAGGACGCGCTGCTGTTTGAACAGTTCAGCGTCGGGCAAAATTTGCTGCTGGCGCTGCCTGAGCGGATCGTCGGGAGAGCGCGTCGGGAAGCGGTCGAGCAGGCGCTGGATTCCGCCGGGCTGAGCGGCCATTACGCCAGCGATCCGGCCACCCTCTCCGGCGGTGAGCGTGCACGGGTCAGCCTGCTGCGCGCCCTGCTCGCAGAGCCGCAGGCGCTGCTGCTGGACGAACCGTTCAGCCGCCTCGATAAAACGCTGCGCACAACGTTTCGGACATGGGTATTTGTCGCCGTCCGCGCGCGCAATATCCCGGTGGTGCTGGTCACGCACGATGAAGACGATATTCCGCCCGGCGGCAAGCTGATTGAGATTTCTCGCTGGCAATAA
- a CDS encoding ABC transporter permease family protein, with the protein MAASLRHPLSGLVWLAMAVIYLPILPAGVMLFAPALSATNWQRLLNDPQLPQATVATLVSTLIATLGALLIALFFVCLLWPGQRWRRLTTRLPWLLTIPHVAFATSALLLFAEGGLFYQLCTVCTAPFDRHGVGLGLTLAVKESAFVLWAIYAVLPEQRLAQQKIVLQTFGYGRYQTLSWLILPAIAPVLGAVMLAVLAWSLSVVDVAIVLGPGNPPTLAVLAWQWLSQGDEQQQAKGMLLCLLLLMLLAALAALGYGLWKAWRRTIPNLAGTRPRSPLVLPERALGGLLPACGILCAAVLLMLAQGGDVGPVGTSLSFGLLSSLIALIVIFLWLEWGPQRGAAWVWSPLALPALPLVTGQYFIALRLGLDGHYAAVLWSHLLWVLPWMLLVLQPAWRRIDPRLILTARTLGWRRAKIFLLLKCPLLVRPALLAFATGFSVSMAQYMPTLWLGAGRFATLTTETVALSSGGSIPVLASRALGLLLVTGTVFGLAALISRLAGRYRQGLR; encoded by the coding sequence ATGGCTGCGTCGTTACGGCACCCGCTGAGCGGGCTTGTCTGGCTGGCGATGGCGGTGATTTATCTGCCGATCCTGCCCGCTGGCGTGATGCTGTTCGCACCGGCGCTTTCTGCGACAAACTGGCAGCGGCTGCTGAACGATCCGCAGCTGCCTCAGGCGACCGTCGCCACGCTGGTCTCAACGCTCATCGCCACGCTGGGGGCGTTGCTGATTGCCCTTTTCTTCGTCTGCCTTTTGTGGCCCGGTCAACGCTGGCGGCGCCTCACGACCCGACTGCCCTGGCTACTGACGATCCCCCATGTGGCGTTCGCCACCAGCGCGTTGCTGCTGTTTGCCGAGGGCGGTCTGTTTTATCAGCTCTGTACCGTCTGTACGGCTCCGTTTGACCGCCACGGCGTCGGGCTGGGCCTGACGCTCGCGGTCAAAGAGAGCGCGTTCGTGCTGTGGGCCATTTACGCCGTACTGCCGGAACAACGGCTCGCGCAGCAGAAGATCGTCCTGCAAACCTTTGGCTACGGGCGTTATCAGACGCTCAGCTGGCTGATCCTCCCGGCGATCGCCCCTGTCCTCGGCGCGGTGATGCTGGCGGTGCTGGCATGGTCGCTCTCGGTCGTGGACGTGGCGATCGTTCTCGGGCCCGGTAACCCGCCCACCCTGGCCGTGCTGGCCTGGCAATGGCTAAGCCAGGGCGACGAGCAGCAGCAGGCAAAAGGAATGCTGCTGTGCCTGCTTCTCCTTATGCTGCTGGCCGCGCTTGCCGCCCTCGGGTACGGCCTCTGGAAAGCATGGCGTCGCACGATCCCGAATCTCGCGGGGACGCGCCCCCGTTCTCCACTCGTCCTGCCTGAGCGGGCATTAGGCGGGTTACTGCCCGCGTGCGGCATCCTGTGCGCCGCGGTACTGCTGATGCTGGCACAAGGGGGCGACGTGGGTCCCGTGGGGACCAGCCTTTCCTTCGGCCTGCTGTCGAGCCTGATCGCCCTCATCGTCATTTTTCTCTGGCTGGAATGGGGACCGCAGCGAGGCGCTGCGTGGGTGTGGTCACCGCTCGCTCTTCCGGCGCTGCCGCTCGTCACCGGGCAATATTTTATTGCATTGCGTCTGGGGCTCGACGGGCACTATGCCGCCGTGCTCTGGAGCCATCTGCTGTGGGTGTTGCCGTGGATGCTGCTGGTTCTGCAGCCCGCCTGGCGGCGGATCGATCCCCGGCTTATCCTTACCGCCAGAACGCTCGGCTGGCGACGGGCGAAAATATTCTTACTGCTGAAATGCCCCCTTCTGGTGCGCCCGGCGCTGCTGGCGTTTGCCACCGGCTTTTCCGTCAGCATGGCGCAATACATGCCGACGCTCTGGCTTGGCGCGGGGCGTTTCGCCACGCTGACCACCGAAACCGTCGCGCTCAGCAGCGGGGGCAGCATCCCCGTTCTCGCCAGCAGGGCGCTGGGATTACTGCTGGTGACGGGCACGGTGTTCGGTCTTGCCGCCCTGATATCCCGGCTCGCGGGCCGCTACCGTCAAGGATTACGATAA
- a CDS encoding ABC transporter substrate-binding protein: MRFCAFLTGLLLAAPLCAAESWHAIQQQAKGQTVWFNAWGGDPAVNRYLEWVSGEMQTHYAITLKIVPLADAADAVKRIQTEAAAGRKANGSVDLLWVNGENFRTLKEANLLQTGWAQSLPNWRYVDTRKPVTEDFAIPTDGTESPWGGAQLTFIARKSSMPTPPEDPQALLAYAQQHPGKVSYPRPPDFTGTAFLEQLLLTLTDRPEALQKAPDATFAQVTAPLWTYLDKLHPLLWREGKDFPPSPARMDALLASGSLNLSLTFNPAHAQQKVASGELPADSYSFGFHSGMLGNVHFVAIPANAGASAGAKVVANFLLSPQAQIRKADPAVWGDPSVLDAKTLPEGNAKQLLDHTPQGLPQVLAEPQSAWVNALEQEWLRRYGTR; the protein is encoded by the coding sequence GTGCGTTTTTGCGCGTTCCTGACCGGTCTGCTGCTGGCAGCCCCCCTCTGTGCCGCCGAAAGCTGGCACGCTATCCAACAGCAGGCCAAAGGCCAGACCGTCTGGTTTAACGCCTGGGGCGGCGATCCGGCGGTCAACCGCTACCTTGAGTGGGTCAGCGGTGAGATGCAAACGCACTACGCCATTACCCTAAAAATCGTCCCGCTGGCGGATGCCGCCGATGCGGTAAAACGGATCCAGACGGAAGCCGCCGCGGGGCGTAAGGCCAACGGCTCGGTTGACCTGCTGTGGGTCAACGGCGAAAACTTCCGCACGTTAAAAGAGGCGAACCTGCTGCAAACCGGATGGGCGCAGTCGTTGCCAAACTGGCGCTATGTCGATACCCGTAAACCCGTCACGGAAGATTTTGCTATTCCCACCGACGGGACGGAATCCCCATGGGGCGGCGCGCAGCTGACCTTTATCGCCCGCAAATCCAGCATGCCGACGCCGCCGGAGGATCCTCAGGCGCTGCTGGCCTACGCGCAGCAGCACCCGGGCAAGGTCAGCTATCCCCGCCCGCCCGATTTTACCGGCACGGCATTTCTTGAGCAGCTGCTTCTGACGCTCACCGATCGCCCTGAGGCTTTACAAAAAGCGCCCGATGCAACGTTTGCTCAGGTTACGGCGCCGCTGTGGACCTACCTCGATAAGCTGCATCCGCTGCTGTGGCGCGAAGGAAAAGATTTCCCTCCCTCGCCTGCGCGGATGGATGCCCTGCTTGCCAGCGGCAGTCTGAACCTGTCGCTGACCTTTAACCCGGCCCATGCGCAGCAGAAAGTGGCGAGCGGCGAACTGCCTGCCGACAGCTACAGCTTTGGTTTCCATAGCGGGATGCTCGGCAACGTCCATTTTGTGGCTATCCCGGCCAATGCCGGCGCGAGCGCGGGTGCAAAAGTGGTCGCCAATTTCCTGCTGTCGCCTCAGGCGCAAATCCGCAAGGCCGACCCGGCCGTCTGGGGAGACCCGAGCGTACTGGATGCGAAAACGCTGCCCGAAGGTAACGCGAAACAGCTGCTGGACCATACGCCTCAGGGGCTGCCGCAGGTGCTTGCAGAGCCGCAGTCCGCCTGGGTGAACGCGCTGGAGCAGGAATGGCTGCGTCGTTACGGCACCCGCTGA
- a CDS encoding TVP38/TMEM64 family protein codes for MNIRKLAFLCALLGAFILTFVMLPPGTLSLEGIKTHQQALLSHVDHAPLRSALIFFALYVVVSALSIPGAAILTLLGGALFPLWEGTVLVSFASTLGATLAMLASRYLLREWVQRRFAQQMKTVNAGMAHDGAGYLFALRLMPLFPFFLVNLLMGLTRIGVYHYWWVSQVAMLPATFVFLNAGRELGKVASLRDILSPGMLIAFTLLGLLPLATRRLFSRYLPSAKK; via the coding sequence GTGAACATTCGAAAACTCGCTTTCCTGTGCGCCCTTCTGGGCGCATTTATTCTGACGTTTGTCATGCTTCCCCCAGGCACGCTCTCCCTGGAAGGGATTAAAACCCACCAGCAGGCACTCCTCTCCCATGTTGACCACGCGCCGCTGCGAAGCGCGCTGATCTTTTTTGCGCTCTATGTGGTGGTCTCCGCTCTGTCGATCCCCGGCGCGGCGATCCTCACCCTGCTGGGCGGGGCGTTATTTCCCCTGTGGGAAGGCACCGTGCTGGTCTCGTTTGCCTCCACGCTCGGAGCCACGCTTGCGATGCTCGCCAGCCGTTATCTGCTTCGCGAATGGGTCCAGCGTCGGTTTGCTCAGCAGATGAAAACGGTGAACGCCGGTATGGCGCATGACGGCGCGGGCTATCTTTTTGCCCTGCGCCTGATGCCGCTGTTCCCGTTTTTCCTGGTGAATTTGCTGATGGGGCTGACCCGCATTGGCGTATATCACTACTGGTGGGTCAGCCAGGTCGCCATGCTGCCCGCGACGTTTGTCTTTCTGAATGCCGGGCGCGAGCTGGGGAAAGTGGCGTCGCTGCGCGATATTTTGTCGCCGGGCATGCTAATCGCCTTTACACTACTGGGGTTATTGCCGCTGGCCACGCGCCGGCTGTTTTCCCGTTATCTCCCGTCTGCTAAAAAGTGA
- the xthA gene encoding exodeoxyribonuclease III — protein sequence MKFVSFNINGLRARPHQLEAIVEQHQPDVIGLQETKVHDDMFPLEEVAKLGYNVFYHGQKGHYGVALLTKETPVSVRRGFPGDDEEAQRRIIMAELPSPLGNITVINGYFPQGESRDHPTKFPAKAKFYQDLQNYLTTELNKDNPVLIMGDVNISPTDLDIGIGEDSRKRWLRTGKCSFLPEEREWMQRLLDWGLVDTFRTANPDTQDRFSWFDYRSKGFDDNRGLRIDLLLASSPLAERCIETGIDYEIRSMEKPSDHAPVWAKFKL from the coding sequence ATGAAATTTGTCTCTTTTAATATCAACGGCCTGCGCGCCCGCCCCCATCAGCTTGAAGCTATCGTTGAACAACATCAGCCAGATGTGATCGGCCTGCAGGAGACCAAGGTTCACGACGATATGTTCCCCCTCGAAGAGGTGGCGAAACTCGGCTACAACGTCTTCTATCATGGGCAGAAAGGCCATTACGGCGTTGCGCTGTTGACCAAAGAGACGCCAGTTTCAGTCCGCCGCGGGTTTCCCGGCGATGACGAAGAAGCACAGCGCCGCATCATCATGGCGGAGCTGCCTTCCCCGCTGGGTAACATCACAGTGATTAATGGCTACTTTCCTCAGGGCGAAAGCCGCGACCATCCGACCAAATTCCCGGCCAAAGCCAAGTTTTATCAGGATCTGCAGAACTACCTGACAACCGAACTCAACAAAGACAATCCGGTGCTGATCATGGGTGATGTGAATATCAGCCCGACCGATCTGGATATTGGCATCGGTGAAGACAGCCGCAAACGCTGGCTGCGTACCGGCAAATGCTCCTTCCTGCCGGAAGAGCGCGAGTGGATGCAGCGCCTGCTGGACTGGGGGCTGGTGGATACCTTCCGTACCGCCAACCCGGACACGCAGGATCGCTTCTCGTGGTTTGACTACCGCTCAAAAGGCTTTGACGACAACCGCGGCCTGCGTATCGACCTGCTGCTCGCCAGTTCGCCGCTGGCAGAGCGCTGCATCGAAACCGGGATCGACTATGAGATCCGCAGCATGGAAAAACCGTCTGACCACGCGCCGGTGTGGGCTAAATTCAAGCTGTAA
- the astC gene encoding succinylornithine/acetylornithine transaminase, whose amino-acid sequence MSLSITRENFDEWMMPVYAPAAFIPVRGEGSRLWDQQGKEYIDFAGGIAVNALGHAHPALRQALNDQAAKFWHTGNGFTNEPALRLAKKLIDATFAEKVFFCNSGAEANEAALKLARKYAHDKFGTHKSGIVAFKNAFHGRTLFTVSAGGQPSYSQDFAPLPPDIRHGIYNDLQSASELINDTTCAVIVEPMQGEGGVLPAQKAFLQGLRELCDRHNAVLIFDEVQTGVGRTGELYAYMHYGVTPDVLSTAKALGGGFPIGATLTTDKFASVMTVGTHGTTYGGNPLATAVAGQVLDIINTPEVLKGVKQRHDWFVERLNAINGKTGLFKEIRGLGLLIGCELTAEFAGKAKLISQEAAKVGVMVLIAGANVVRFAPALIVSEEEVQTGLDRFALACEKVKSGVSS is encoded by the coding sequence ATGTCTCTGTCAATTACGCGTGAAAATTTCGATGAATGGATGATGCCGGTTTACGCTCCGGCGGCTTTTATTCCGGTTCGTGGGGAAGGCTCGCGCCTGTGGGATCAGCAGGGTAAAGAGTATATCGACTTTGCAGGTGGGATTGCGGTCAACGCGCTGGGTCATGCGCACCCTGCGCTGCGTCAGGCGCTGAATGACCAGGCGGCGAAGTTCTGGCATACCGGCAACGGCTTTACCAACGAGCCTGCGCTGCGCCTGGCCAAAAAACTGATCGACGCGACGTTTGCCGAAAAAGTCTTTTTCTGTAATTCGGGGGCGGAAGCCAACGAAGCGGCGCTGAAGCTGGCGCGCAAATATGCGCATGATAAATTTGGTACCCACAAGAGCGGCATCGTGGCGTTTAAAAATGCCTTCCACGGGCGCACGCTGTTTACCGTCAGCGCGGGCGGCCAGCCTTCCTACTCGCAGGATTTCGCCCCGCTGCCGCCGGATATTCGTCACGGCATCTATAACGATCTGCAGTCCGCCAGCGAGCTGATTAACGACACCACCTGCGCGGTGATCGTCGAACCGATGCAGGGCGAGGGCGGCGTGCTTCCGGCGCAAAAAGCCTTCCTGCAGGGGCTGCGCGAGCTGTGCGATCGCCACAACGCGGTCCTGATTTTCGACGAAGTGCAGACCGGCGTGGGCCGCACCGGCGAGCTGTATGCCTATATGCACTACGGCGTGACGCCGGACGTGCTGTCGACCGCCAAAGCGCTGGGCGGCGGCTTCCCGATTGGGGCGACGCTGACCACCGATAAATTCGCCAGCGTGATGACCGTGGGTACCCATGGCACCACCTACGGCGGCAACCCGCTGGCCACCGCCGTCGCCGGGCAGGTTCTCGACATCATTAACACGCCTGAGGTGCTGAAAGGCGTTAAGCAGCGTCACGACTGGTTTGTCGAGCGCCTGAATGCCATCAACGGCAAAACGGGGCTGTTTAAAGAAATTCGCGGTCTGGGGCTGTTAATCGGCTGCGAGCTCACCGCTGAGTTTGCCGGGAAAGCTAAACTTATTTCACAGGAAGCGGCAAAAGTGGGCGTGATGGTGCTGATTGCCGGTGCCAACGTAGTGCGTTTCGCGCCGGCGCTGATCGTCAGCGAGGAAGAGGTGCAAACCGGTCTCGACCGTTTTGCGCTGGCGTGTGAAAAAGTGAAATCCGGGGTGTCATCATGA
- the astA gene encoding arginine N-succinyltransferase, with product MMVIRPVERGDLAGLMQLAGKTGGGLTSLPADEKTLSARIERALQTWQGTLPKSEQGYVFVLEDTDTGTVAGICAIEVAVGLNDPWYNYRVGTMVHASKELNVYNALPTLFLCNDHTGASELCTLFLDPAWRKEGNGYLLSKSRFMFMAAFRDRFNEKVVAEMRGVIDDTGYSPFWESLGERFFSMEFSRADYLCGTGQKAFIAELMPKHPIYTHFLSPEAQAVIGEVHPQTAPARAVLEKEGFRYRNYVDIFDGGPTLECDIDRVRAIRKSRLVEVSEGQPAPGDWPACLVSNENYANFRAMLVRTNPKCERLVLTAAELDALKCNAGDTVRLVRLCPEEKTA from the coding sequence ATGATGGTCATCCGTCCCGTTGAGCGCGGCGATCTCGCCGGGCTCATGCAGCTTGCCGGTAAGACGGGAGGCGGGCTGACCTCGCTTCCTGCCGATGAAAAAACGCTGTCGGCGCGCATTGAGCGCGCCCTGCAAACCTGGCAGGGGACGTTGCCAAAAAGCGAACAGGGGTATGTGTTCGTGCTGGAAGACACCGACACGGGGACCGTAGCCGGGATCTGCGCCATTGAAGTGGCCGTCGGGCTTAACGACCCGTGGTACAACTACCGCGTCGGCACCATGGTTCACGCCTCGAAAGAGCTGAACGTCTATAACGCGCTGCCCACGCTGTTTCTCTGCAATGACCACACGGGCGCCAGCGAGCTGTGCACGCTGTTCCTCGACCCGGCGTGGCGCAAAGAGGGCAACGGCTATCTGCTCTCCAAATCGCGCTTTATGTTTATGGCCGCCTTCCGCGATCGCTTTAACGAAAAAGTGGTCGCTGAGATGCGCGGCGTGATCGACGACACCGGCTACTCGCCGTTCTGGGAGAGCCTGGGCGAGCGCTTCTTCTCGATGGAGTTCAGCAGGGCGGACTATCTCTGCGGCACCGGCCAGAAAGCCTTTATTGCCGAGCTGATGCCGAAGCATCCTATTTATACCCATTTCCTCAGCCCGGAAGCGCAGGCGGTGATTGGCGAAGTCCATCCGCAGACCGCGCCTGCCCGCGCGGTGCTGGAGAAAGAGGGGTTCCGCTACCGGAACTATGTCGACATCTTTGACGGCGGCCCAACGCTTGAGTGCGATATCGACCGCGTGCGCGCGATCCGTAAAAGCCGTCTGGTTGAGGTCTCTGAAGGTCAGCCCGCGCCGGGTGACTGGCCCGCCTGTCTGGTGTCGAACGAAAATTACGCCAATTTCCGCGCCATGCTGGTGCGTACCAACCCGAAATGTGAACGTCTGGTGCTGACGGCTGCAGAACTGGATGCCCTGAAATGTAACGCCGGCGATACGGTTCGCCTGGTGCGTCTCTGCCCTGAGGAGAAAACAGCATGA